Proteins from a single region of Pyramidobacter porci:
- the prmC gene encoding peptide chain release factor N(5)-glutamine methyltransferase gives MEYKPGTLGELRALLAAELKELDSPLLEADLILAHYAGKDRAWVHVHLPDAAPAAVAEAALSACARRKAREPLQYVLGCCDFDGLSLLVEAGCLVPRPETELLVECAAANFDGGAFLDWGTGTGCIAVALLNRFPNARALMAEKNPASLRCARRNLEKFGFASRARLIASEAPEDIPDCEVSLVVSNPPYIPSGEIERLMPEVSCYEPRLALDGGPDGLEPYRRLFELCGRVLRPGGFFCVEYGGGAQTEALRALAPKTFRETVFLRDIAGCDRVMGWRFADALPQ, from the coding sequence ATGGAGTATAAGCCCGGCACGCTGGGCGAACTGCGCGCGCTTTTGGCCGCCGAGCTGAAGGAACTTGATTCGCCGCTTCTCGAAGCCGACCTGATCCTCGCTCATTACGCCGGCAAAGACCGCGCCTGGGTCCACGTCCATCTGCCCGACGCCGCGCCCGCCGCCGTGGCGGAAGCGGCGCTGTCGGCCTGCGCGCGGCGCAAGGCGCGCGAGCCGCTGCAATATGTCTTGGGCTGCTGCGATTTCGACGGCCTTTCGCTGCTCGTCGAGGCGGGCTGCCTCGTGCCGCGCCCCGAAACGGAGCTGCTGGTGGAATGCGCGGCGGCGAACTTCGACGGCGGCGCGTTCCTCGACTGGGGCACGGGAACGGGGTGCATTGCCGTGGCGCTGCTGAACCGCTTTCCGAACGCGCGGGCGCTGATGGCGGAAAAAAATCCCGCCAGCCTGCGCTGCGCGCGCCGCAATCTGGAAAAGTTCGGTTTTGCGTCCCGCGCCCGCCTGATCGCCAGCGAGGCGCCCGAAGACATTCCCGACTGCGAAGTCTCTCTTGTGGTCTCCAACCCGCCGTACATCCCTTCCGGCGAAATCGAGCGTTTGATGCCCGAAGTTTCGTGCTACGAGCCGCGACTGGCCCTCGACGGCGGCCCCGACGGGCTGGAGCCGTACCGCCGGCTTTTTGAGCTCTGCGGGCGCGTGCTGCGCCCGGGCGGCTTCTTCTGCGTCGAGTACGGCGGCGGCGCACAGACGGAAGCGCTGCGCGCCTTGGCCCCGAAAACTTTTCGCGAAACGGTTTTTTTGCGTGATATTGCTGGCTGCGACAGAGTGATGGGGTGGCGATTTGCCGATGCTTTGCCGCAATAA
- the dnaK gene encoding molecular chaperone DnaK: MSKVVGIDLGTTNSCIAVMEGENVTIIPNSEGARTTPSVVAFTKDGERLVGQLAKRQAIVNADNTIMSIKRHMGSDYTVTIEGKKYTPQEISAMILQKMKHDAEDYLGTEVKKAVITVPAYFTDAQRQATKDAGAIAGLDVLRIINEPTAAALAYGENKSGDHKILVFDLGGGTFDVSLLDVGDGVFEVLATRGDNRLGGDDWDMKIVQWMVAEFKKEQGIDLSADKMAMQRLREAAEKAKIELSSMMETTISLPFITADATGPKHLEMKLSRAKFEDLTADLLERIVAPVKNALSDAGVNASQIDKILLVGGSSRMPAVQAKVKELLGKEPTKGINPDECVAAGAAIQGAIMSGDTDKNIVLVDVAPLSLGIETLGGVCTRIIERNTAIPVSKSQIFSTAADNQPSVEIKVLQGERSMAADNVLLGTFSLDGIAPAPRGIPQIEVTFNIDVNGILNVSAKDKGTGKEQKITIQSSSLSKDQIEKMKAEAEAHEAEDTKKKELIEAKNMADSIIYQSEKTLKDLGDKVTPEEKGAVNAKIDELKKAKDGTDPEAIKKAVEALNTAMQPIGVRLYQQNAQQNPGGADNANAAGGTNDTKKDGDTVDAEFSE; the protein is encoded by the coding sequence ATGAGTAAAGTCGTAGGTATCGATCTTGGCACCACCAACAGCTGCATCGCCGTGATGGAGGGCGAAAACGTCACGATCATCCCCAACAGCGAAGGCGCGCGCACCACGCCCTCCGTCGTGGCGTTCACCAAGGACGGCGAGCGTCTCGTCGGGCAGCTCGCCAAACGCCAGGCAATCGTCAACGCCGACAACACCATTATGTCCATCAAGCGTCACATGGGCAGTGATTACACCGTGACCATCGAGGGCAAAAAGTACACGCCCCAGGAGATCAGCGCCATGATCCTGCAGAAGATGAAACACGACGCCGAGGATTATCTCGGCACCGAAGTGAAGAAGGCCGTCATCACCGTGCCCGCCTACTTCACCGACGCCCAGCGCCAGGCCACCAAGGACGCCGGCGCCATCGCCGGGCTGGACGTGCTGCGCATCATCAACGAACCCACGGCCGCGGCGCTGGCTTACGGCGAGAACAAGAGCGGCGACCACAAGATCCTCGTCTTCGACCTCGGCGGCGGCACCTTCGACGTCTCGCTGCTCGACGTCGGCGACGGCGTGTTCGAAGTGCTCGCCACGCGCGGCGACAATCGCCTGGGCGGCGACGACTGGGACATGAAGATCGTGCAGTGGATGGTCGCCGAGTTCAAGAAAGAGCAGGGCATCGATCTGTCCGCCGACAAAATGGCCATGCAGCGCCTGCGCGAGGCCGCCGAAAAGGCCAAGATCGAACTGTCGTCCATGATGGAGACCACGATCTCGCTGCCCTTCATCACCGCCGACGCCACCGGCCCCAAGCACCTGGAGATGAAACTCAGCCGCGCCAAATTCGAGGACCTCACCGCCGACCTGCTCGAGCGCATTGTAGCTCCCGTCAAGAACGCCCTTTCCGACGCCGGCGTGAACGCCTCGCAGATCGACAAGATCCTGCTCGTCGGCGGCTCGTCCCGTATGCCCGCCGTGCAGGCCAAGGTCAAGGAGCTGCTCGGCAAGGAACCCACCAAGGGCATCAACCCCGACGAGTGCGTCGCGGCCGGAGCGGCCATCCAGGGCGCGATCATGAGCGGCGACACCGACAAAAACATCGTCCTCGTCGACGTCGCACCTCTGTCGCTGGGCATCGAGACCCTCGGCGGCGTGTGCACCCGCATCATCGAGCGCAACACGGCCATCCCCGTGTCCAAGAGCCAGATCTTCTCGACCGCGGCCGACAATCAGCCCTCCGTCGAGATCAAAGTCCTTCAGGGCGAGCGCTCCATGGCCGCCGACAACGTGCTGCTGGGCACCTTCTCCCTCGACGGCATCGCCCCCGCGCCCCGCGGCATCCCGCAGATCGAAGTGACCTTCAACATCGACGTTAACGGCATCCTCAACGTCTCCGCCAAGGACAAGGGCACCGGCAAGGAGCAGAAGATCACCATCCAGTCCTCCAGCTTGTCGAAGGACCAGATCGAGAAGATGAAGGCCGAAGCCGAGGCGCACGAAGCCGAGGACACCAAAAAGAAAGAACTGATCGAAGCCAAGAACATGGCCGATTCGATCATCTACCAGTCCGAAAAGACCCTCAAGGATCTCGGCGACAAGGTCACGCCCGAGGAGAAGGGGGCCGTCAACGCCAAGATCGACGAACTGAAAAAAGCCAAGGACGGCACCGACCCCGAGGCCATCAAGAAAGCCGTCGAGGCGCTGAACACCGCCATGCAGCCCATCGGCGTGCGCCTCTATCAGCAGAACGCCCAGCAGAATCCTGGCGGCGCGGACAACGCCAATGCCGCCGGCGGTACCAACGACACCAAGAAAGACGGCGACACGGTCGACGCTGAATTCAGCGAATAA
- the hrcA gene encoding heat-inducible transcriptional repressor HrcA, producing the protein MLTERQLEIVFAVVYEYIKTGEPVGSRTISRKFLKSHSAATIRNEMSDLEEMGYFSQPHSSAGRLPTSMAYRVYVNSILHRPSSPPPEISRWVHQVADQLQSLDERLAEAARFLGRFTRCFSVAAVSALEGLKLRKADFIRLAPEILLILLVMENGAVHHSRVRVSPDVTQEQLEQLAAVIDRAAGGMPWNDVRGELLEYLSRAMAERWRDIEDIFIAIDEMMSGDGLTLSTGGMREVFVSDGGEASDERRGRIQAISSLMDTREDLEDFISDYAASEGLKVTIGDENERPAMQNCSVMMSTATGGGRKAVVGLVGPLRMNYENSIAVLEAVLNGLNRPVTEKEES; encoded by the coding sequence GTGCTTACAGAACGGCAGCTTGAGATAGTTTTCGCCGTGGTGTACGAGTACATCAAGACCGGCGAACCGGTGGGCTCGCGCACGATTTCGCGCAAGTTCCTCAAGAGCCACAGCGCGGCGACGATCCGCAACGAAATGTCCGATCTGGAAGAGATGGGCTATTTCTCCCAGCCCCACTCATCGGCGGGACGGCTGCCCACTTCCATGGCGTATCGCGTGTACGTCAATTCGATCCTGCACCGCCCCTCGTCGCCTCCGCCGGAGATCAGCCGCTGGGTGCACCAGGTCGCCGATCAGCTGCAAAGTTTGGACGAGCGTCTGGCCGAAGCGGCCCGTTTTTTGGGGCGCTTCACACGCTGTTTCAGCGTCGCCGCCGTTTCCGCGCTCGAAGGACTGAAGCTGCGCAAGGCCGATTTCATCCGGCTGGCGCCGGAGATCCTGCTGATCCTGCTGGTGATGGAAAACGGCGCCGTGCACCACAGCCGCGTGCGCGTTTCGCCCGACGTGACGCAGGAGCAGCTGGAGCAGCTGGCCGCGGTCATCGACCGCGCCGCGGGCGGAATGCCGTGGAACGACGTGCGCGGCGAGCTGCTCGAGTATCTTTCGAGGGCGATGGCCGAACGCTGGCGGGACATCGAAGACATCTTTATCGCCATCGACGAGATGATGAGCGGCGACGGCCTGACCCTTTCCACCGGCGGCATGCGCGAGGTCTTCGTCTCCGACGGCGGAGAGGCGTCCGACGAGCGGCGCGGCCGCATCCAGGCCATCTCTTCGCTGATGGACACGCGCGAGGATCTGGAAGACTTCATTTCCGATTACGCCGCTTCCGAGGGGCTGAAAGTGACCATCGGCGACGAGAACGAGCGTCCCGCCATGCAGAACTGTTCGGTCATGATGTCCACCGCCACCGGCGGAGGGCGCAAGGCCGTGGTGGGGCTGGTGGGGCCGCTGCGCATGAATTACGAGAACTCGATCGCGGTGCTGGAGGCCGTTCTGAACGGCTTGAACCGTCCCGTGACCGAGAAGGAGGAATCATGA
- a CDS encoding DUF1385 domain-containing protein yields MTFSAAKKFFAVLTASLAALAAEAEDGLPAPMPVGGQAVIEGVLMKGYTRWGLAVRRADGEIVTEHWPAKNWSKTGWGKIPVVRGFLNMIEMLREGFKALSKSASLSLGEDDEMTTRDVFLTGLVAAVMVIGLFIVLPVYAADWIRRAAGLSAWSGHLIEGCVRGLVFVGYLGMIGLWKDMARMLAYHGAEHKTINAYESRRPMTVESVCRCSRLHPRCGTSFLLIVVIVSIVVFSLAGPGGIVWRVGSRVCLVPVVVGVSYEFIRAMSRLGRAGRCVMAPAMSLQYLTTREPGADQVEVGIRSLEEALDLKFDSDRTEAV; encoded by the coding sequence GTGACTTTTTCTGCGGCAAAAAAGTTTTTCGCGGTACTGACCGCCTCGCTGGCGGCCCTTGCCGCGGAAGCGGAAGACGGCCTTCCCGCGCCCATGCCCGTGGGGGGGCAGGCCGTCATCGAAGGCGTGCTCATGAAAGGCTACACCCGCTGGGGACTGGCGGTACGCCGCGCCGACGGCGAGATCGTCACCGAGCACTGGCCCGCCAAAAACTGGAGCAAGACGGGCTGGGGCAAAATTCCCGTCGTCCGCGGCTTCCTCAACATGATCGAGATGCTGCGCGAAGGTTTCAAGGCGCTGTCCAAGTCCGCCAGCCTCTCCCTCGGCGAGGATGACGAGATGACGACCCGCGACGTGTTTCTCACCGGTTTGGTCGCGGCCGTCATGGTGATCGGGCTGTTCATCGTGCTGCCCGTCTACGCCGCCGACTGGATCCGGCGCGCCGCTGGGCTGTCGGCCTGGAGCGGGCACCTGATCGAAGGCTGCGTGCGCGGCCTGGTGTTCGTCGGCTATCTGGGCATGATCGGCCTGTGGAAAGACATGGCCCGCATGCTTGCCTACCACGGAGCCGAACACAAGACCATCAATGCCTACGAGTCCCGCCGCCCCATGACGGTGGAGTCGGTGTGCCGCTGTTCGCGCCTGCACCCCCGCTGCGGCACGTCGTTTTTGCTCATTGTCGTGATCGTCAGCATCGTCGTCTTCTCCCTGGCCGGCCCCGGCGGCATCGTCTGGCGCGTCGGCTCGCGCGTCTGCCTGGTCCCCGTGGTCGTCGGCGTGTCCTACGAGTTCATCCGCGCCATGTCGCGGCTGGGGCGCGCCGGGCGCTGCGTCATGGCGCCGGCCATGTCGCTCCAGTATCTGACCACGAGAGAGCCGGGGGCCGATCAGGTGGAAGTGGGCATCCGCTCCCTCGAAGAAGCTCTCGATCTGAAATTCGATTCTGACCGCACGGAGGCCGTCTGA
- the rpmE gene encoding 50S ribosomal protein L31, translating into MKKDIHPNYVECQVTCACGNHFTTRATVPEIKVGVCSACHPFFTGKKSRVVSEAGRLEKFNRKYAGMNYGQREESSD; encoded by the coding sequence ATGAAAAAGGACATTCATCCCAATTACGTCGAATGCCAGGTGACCTGCGCCTGCGGCAACCATTTCACGACCCGCGCCACGGTCCCGGAGATCAAGGTCGGCGTGTGCTCGGCCTGTCATCCCTTCTTCACGGGCAAAAAGAGCCGCGTCGTTTCCGAAGCCGGCCGCCTCGAGAAGTTCAACAGAAAGTACGCCGGCATGAACTACGGCCAGAGAGAAGAGAGTTCGGACTAA
- a CDS encoding AI-2E family transporter, whose protein sequence is MKDLKILTGCVAVLTVIAVGVVLQAAQNVFLPLVIAWIISYIMAPGVRFMTRLKVPVEITTFLLLALLLYITSQAGSFLSQLFAGSADKFMNYYEQLVAIWNQFSAKYNITATYLRGVDWGGALRSYIIALSGSIVTILSKTVMVIVFLMFILFGSPYVEYKMRKAFPQKSGQVMNILDSISTQIGRFLSVMTLISGATGILIWLGLSWIGVDFAPTWGVLAFFLNFVPTVGSIVASVPPILISVVQFYPAAASGVFGIPPQVFMTIGVILAVQVTIGNIITPKVMGDSMNLSPVMILVSLLLWGWLWGVAGALLSMPIAGIIKIICDNVDQLKMVGVLMSSGQSFEKEFKTE, encoded by the coding sequence TTGAAAGATCTGAAAATTCTAACGGGCTGTGTCGCCGTGCTGACCGTGATTGCCGTGGGGGTCGTGCTTCAGGCGGCGCAAAACGTCTTTCTGCCTCTGGTCATCGCCTGGATCATTTCGTACATCATGGCGCCGGGCGTGCGTTTCATGACGCGCCTGAAAGTACCGGTCGAAATAACCACTTTTCTGCTGCTGGCGCTGCTGCTGTACATCACGTCGCAGGCGGGCAGCTTCCTGAGCCAACTGTTCGCCGGTTCGGCCGACAAGTTCATGAACTACTACGAACAGCTCGTCGCCATCTGGAACCAATTCTCGGCCAAATACAACATCACCGCCACTTACCTGCGGGGCGTGGACTGGGGCGGGGCGCTGCGTTCCTATATCATCGCGCTGTCGGGGTCGATCGTCACGATCCTGTCCAAGACGGTGATGGTGATCGTCTTTCTGATGTTCATTCTCTTCGGCAGTCCCTACGTGGAGTATAAAATGCGCAAGGCGTTTCCGCAGAAGAGCGGACAGGTCATGAACATTCTCGATTCGATCTCGACGCAGATCGGCCGTTTCCTTTCGGTGATGACGCTGATCAGCGGCGCGACGGGGATCCTGATCTGGCTGGGGCTGAGTTGGATCGGCGTCGATTTCGCGCCGACGTGGGGCGTTTTGGCGTTCTTCCTGAACTTCGTTCCCACGGTCGGCTCGATCGTCGCTTCGGTCCCGCCGATCCTGATTTCGGTCGTACAGTTTTATCCCGCGGCGGCCAGCGGTGTGTTCGGCATTCCGCCGCAGGTCTTTATGACGATCGGCGTGATTCTGGCGGTGCAGGTGACGATCGGCAACATCATCACGCCCAAGGTGATGGGCGACAGCATGAATCTGAGCCCGGTCATGATCCTGGTTTCGCTGCTGCTCTGGGGCTGGCTTTGGGGCGTGGCGGGAGCGCTGCTTTCCATGCCGATCGCCGGCATCATCAAGATCATCTGCGACAACGTCGATCAGTTGAAGATGGTCGGCGTGCTGATGAGTTCCGGCCAGTCGTTCGAGAAGGAATTCAAGACCGAATAG
- a CDS encoding nucleotide exchange factor GrpE, translating to MEDDLKKTTAETPAAEECPENQSAPEAETPADETQRKIDELTAQYQQMRELAARAQADGINYRNWAEREMKRLKAYGSERAVLAMLPVFDNLERALGSAESDPASIKEGVRMVRQQFADALKDLGVTELDPAGKPFSPAEHDAMGMVPVDDKAQDGLVHTVVRKGFQMAEKVIRPALVMVGRYAENEPEGNGEQQ from the coding sequence ATGGAAGACGATTTGAAAAAAACGACGGCGGAGACCCCCGCAGCGGAAGAGTGCCCCGAGAACCAGAGCGCGCCCGAGGCGGAAACGCCCGCGGACGAAACGCAGCGGAAAATCGACGAACTGACGGCGCAGTACCAGCAGATGCGCGAACTCGCCGCCCGCGCGCAGGCCGACGGCATCAACTACCGCAACTGGGCCGAGCGCGAGATGAAGCGGCTCAAGGCGTACGGCAGCGAGCGTGCGGTCCTCGCCATGCTGCCCGTGTTCGACAACCTCGAACGCGCCCTCGGTTCGGCCGAGTCCGATCCCGCCTCGATCAAGGAAGGCGTACGCATGGTCCGGCAGCAGTTCGCCGACGCGCTCAAAGATCTTGGCGTGACGGAGCTGGATCCCGCGGGCAAACCGTTTTCGCCCGCGGAGCACGACGCCATGGGCATGGTGCCCGTCGACGACAAGGCGCAGGACGGGCTTGTCCACACAGTCGTGCGCAAGGGCTTCCAGATGGCCGAGAAGGTTATCCGTCCGGCTCTGGTCATGGTCGGCCGTTACGCCGAAAACGAACCGGAAGGGAACGGGGAACAGCAGTAA
- a CDS encoding HutP family protein: MNWSEIFMGKRTPDEKDPTAFSAGTAMVGGKTLPPADGEVGCQAAETETESGGGAVGLPLCDVAVRMCISDTGNAAKAALYLALSESIDEERRIKEALSACGWCSVATEVGGISGELAAKASRALVGAALNSGVVRRSASEMHALMHAAQEAFNSFIPFGLLEASVGAKIAIVRNAQWLAVAVVGDAAFHAIAHHERVGVGVMHI, translated from the coding sequence ATGAACTGGAGCGAGATCTTCATGGGGAAGAGAACTCCGGACGAAAAAGATCCCACAGCTTTTTCCGCGGGGACTGCGATGGTCGGCGGAAAGACGCTACCCCCTGCCGACGGCGAAGTCGGTTGCCAGGCTGCCGAAACCGAAACGGAAAGCGGCGGCGGTGCGGTGGGGCTTCCCCTCTGCGACGTGGCGGTGCGCATGTGCATCAGCGATACGGGGAACGCCGCCAAAGCCGCGCTTTATCTGGCGCTTTCCGAAAGCATCGACGAAGAGCGCCGTATCAAGGAGGCACTGAGCGCCTGCGGGTGGTGCAGCGTGGCCACCGAAGTGGGCGGCATTTCCGGCGAGCTTGCCGCGAAGGCCAGCCGTGCTCTGGTCGGCGCGGCGCTGAACAGCGGCGTCGTGCGCAGGAGCGCTTCGGAAATGCACGCGCTCATGCATGCGGCGCAGGAAGCCTTCAATTCCTTCATTCCCTTCGGGTTGCTTGAAGCGAGTGTCGGCGCCAAGATCGCCATCGTGCGCAATGCTCAATGGCTCGCCGTGGCCGTCGTCGGCGATGCGGCCTTTCATGCCATCGCCCATCACGAGCGCGTCGGCGTCGGCGTCATGCACATTTAA
- the prfA gene encoding peptide chain release factor 1 → MNLEPKLRELEALYVELERKMADPVVVSDLKEMQSLGRKHAELEEVVGDYRRYRQVRDEIAEARELAGGGDHELAELAKMELEEKEPLLGEIEEQLRVALLPKDPNDEKDVIMEIRAGTGGDEASLFAADLFRMYSRYAEREGWKLEIVDENETEVGGYKEIVLQIHGHGVYSQLKYESGVHRVQRVPATEAGGRIHTSAATVVVMPVADDIDIEIRPEDLKIDTYRSSGAGGQHVNMTDSAVRITHLPTGLVVTCQDERSQIKNRAKALQVLKTRLYDAEVEKQRSAESAERKGMIGSGDRSERIRTYNYPQNRVTDHRIGLTLYKLEYMMDGDLYEMIKALVMAEQAAKLEALDGV, encoded by the coding sequence ATGAACCTGGAACCAAAACTGCGCGAACTGGAAGCGCTTTACGTCGAACTTGAAAGGAAGATGGCCGACCCCGTTGTCGTCTCCGACCTCAAGGAGATGCAGAGCCTCGGCAGGAAACACGCCGAACTGGAGGAAGTCGTCGGCGACTACCGCCGCTACCGGCAGGTCCGGGATGAGATCGCCGAAGCCAGAGAGCTGGCCGGCGGCGGCGATCACGAGCTGGCCGAGCTGGCCAAGATGGAGTTGGAAGAGAAGGAGCCGCTGCTCGGCGAGATCGAAGAGCAGCTGCGCGTCGCCCTGCTGCCCAAGGATCCCAACGACGAGAAAGACGTCATCATGGAGATCCGCGCCGGCACCGGCGGCGACGAAGCCAGCCTGTTCGCCGCCGACCTGTTCCGCATGTATTCGCGCTATGCCGAGCGTGAGGGCTGGAAGCTCGAGATCGTCGACGAGAACGAGACCGAAGTCGGCGGCTACAAAGAAATCGTGCTTCAGATTCACGGCCACGGCGTGTACAGCCAGCTCAAATACGAGAGCGGCGTGCACCGCGTGCAGCGTGTCCCCGCCACCGAAGCGGGCGGACGCATCCACACCTCGGCGGCGACCGTCGTCGTCATGCCCGTCGCCGACGACATTGACATCGAGATCCGTCCCGAAGATCTGAAGATCGACACCTACCGATCCAGCGGCGCGGGCGGACAGCACGTCAACATGACCGACTCGGCCGTGCGCATCACGCACCTGCCCACCGGGCTGGTGGTCACCTGCCAGGACGAGCGCTCGCAGATCAAAAACCGCGCCAAAGCCCTGCAAGTGCTCAAGACCCGCCTCTACGACGCCGAAGTGGAGAAGCAGCGCAGCGCCGAATCGGCCGAGCGCAAGGGCATGATCGGCTCCGGCGACCGCTCCGAGCGCATCCGCACCTACAACTATCCGCAGAACCGCGTCACTGACCACCGCATTGGCCTGACGCTCTACAAGCTCGAATACATGATGGACGGCGACCTCTACGAGATGATCAAGGCGCTTGTCATGGCCGAACAGGCTGCCAAGCTCGAAGCCCTCGATGGAGTATAA
- a CDS encoding NAD(P)/FAD-dependent oxidoreductase — protein MEERDVVIIGGGPAGMAAAVYCRRAGLKTVVLEKGNWGGAINRTEEIENYPAIKHSSGPEIGKMFVEHAKAFNAEMVDCTVNSIKEDGKFKVVGTSKGDYKAKVVIVATGAEFRKLGCPGEAEYTGKGVSYCATCDAAFTEGVDVAVVGGGNTAVEEGCYLTQFANKVYIIHRRDQFRADEMAVERMLKNPKVQPVYSSVVESIEGDGDFVQKVVLKNVKTGEISDLPVEFVFMFVGTEPNNELVKNLVKCTEKGGWVVANSNMETSVPGILAAGDVRDTPLRQVITAAADGAEAGMSAYKYIAENF, from the coding sequence ATGGAAGAAAGAGATGTTGTCATCATCGGCGGAGGCCCTGCCGGAATGGCTGCGGCCGTTTATTGCCGGCGCGCCGGCCTGAAGACGGTCGTGCTGGAGAAGGGCAACTGGGGCGGCGCGATCAATCGCACCGAAGAGATCGAAAATTACCCCGCCATCAAACACAGCAGCGGCCCCGAGATCGGCAAAATGTTCGTCGAGCACGCCAAGGCTTTCAACGCCGAAATGGTCGACTGCACCGTCAACAGCATCAAGGAAGACGGCAAGTTCAAGGTCGTCGGCACCAGCAAGGGCGATTACAAGGCCAAGGTCGTCATCGTGGCGACCGGCGCCGAGTTCCGCAAGCTGGGCTGCCCCGGCGAAGCCGAGTACACCGGCAAGGGCGTGAGCTACTGCGCGACCTGCGACGCCGCTTTCACCGAAGGCGTCGACGTGGCCGTGGTCGGCGGCGGCAATACGGCCGTCGAAGAGGGCTGCTACCTGACCCAGTTCGCCAATAAAGTTTACATCATCCATCGCCGCGACCAGTTCCGCGCCGACGAGATGGCCGTCGAGCGCATGCTCAAGAACCCCAAAGTCCAGCCCGTCTACAGTTCGGTCGTCGAATCGATCGAGGGCGACGGCGACTTCGTGCAGAAGGTCGTGCTGAAGAACGTCAAGACCGGCGAGATCAGCGACCTGCCTGTCGAGTTCGTGTTCATGTTCGTCGGCACCGAGCCCAACAACGAGCTTGTCAAGAATCTCGTCAAGTGCACCGAAAAGGGCGGCTGGGTCGTGGCCAACAGCAACATGGAAACCAGCGTCCCCGGCATCCTCGCCGCCGGCGACGTGCGCGACACGCCGCTGCGTCAGGTCATCACCGCCGCCGCCGACGGCGCCGAAGCCGGCATGTCCGCTTACAAGTACATCGCCGAGAACTTCTAG
- the thyX gene encoding FAD-dependent thymidylate synthase gives MEIKVINKTPDFLRTIWTAGRTCHSTMAPQELFELDESEGKMLKLVNFLLKARHLSTLEHCSVTYAVAGVSRTLLAQYSRHRIGVSLSVQSQRYVSEGTEKRGQTFEYVTPPTIAADPARLSAYQAAMAAAQKSYDELVAAGAPMEDARFALPGGICTNFVTTLNLRSLLDIYEKRVLVSGAQWEVREMVRRMAELLVEKEPWLAGVFEGVSPK, from the coding sequence ATGGAGATCAAAGTTATCAACAAGACGCCCGATTTTCTGCGCACGATCTGGACGGCCGGACGTACCTGCCACAGCACCATGGCGCCGCAGGAGCTTTTCGAACTCGACGAGAGCGAGGGCAAAATGCTCAAGCTGGTGAACTTTCTGCTGAAAGCCCGCCATCTCAGCACGCTGGAGCACTGCTCCGTGACCTACGCCGTGGCGGGCGTCTCGCGCACGCTGCTGGCGCAGTACAGCCGCCACCGCATCGGCGTTTCTCTGTCGGTGCAGAGTCAGCGCTACGTCTCCGAAGGCACGGAAAAGCGCGGTCAAACGTTCGAGTACGTCACGCCGCCCACGATTGCCGCCGACCCGGCGAGATTGTCCGCCTACCAGGCCGCCATGGCCGCCGCCCAGAAGAGCTACGACGAACTGGTCGCCGCCGGCGCGCCCATGGAAGACGCGCGCTTCGCGCTGCCCGGCGGCATCTGCACGAATTTCGTCACCACGCTGAACCTGCGCTCGCTGCTCGACATCTACGAAAAGCGCGTGCTCGTCTCCGGCGCGCAGTGGGAAGTGCGCGAGATGGTGCGCCGTATGGCCGAACTGCTGGTGGAGAAGGAACCGTGGCTGGCCGGCGTTTTCGAAGGAGTCTCGCCAAAGTGA